A window of the Streptomyces luomodiensis genome harbors these coding sequences:
- the rodA gene encoding rod shape-determining protein RodA, producing MARDSVVRRLDWVLLLTALALSAIGGALVYSATRNRTELNQGDPYYFLVRHALNTGIGLVLAIGTIWLGHRTLRGAVPVLYGLSVVLVLAVLTPLGSTINGAHAWIVVGGGFSLQPGEFAKITIILGMAMLLAARVDAGDRLIPDHRTVVQSLGLAALPIAIVLLMPDLGSVMVMAVIVLAVLLASGASNRWIAGLILAAVVGALLIWQLHVLDQYQIDRFAAFANPALDPSGVGYNTNQARIAIGSGGLTGKGLFHGTQTTGQFVPEQQTDFVFTVAGEELGFLGAGLIIVLLGIVLWRACRIARDTTELYGTVVAAGIIAWFAFQAFENIGMTLGIMPVAGLPLPFVSYGGSSMFAVWIAIGLLQSIRVQRPVSA from the coding sequence GGTCGTCCGCCGCCTCGACTGGGTGCTGCTGCTCACCGCGCTGGCCCTGTCCGCCATCGGCGGCGCGCTCGTCTACTCCGCCACCCGCAACCGCACCGAGCTCAATCAGGGCGATCCGTACTACTTCCTGGTCCGGCACGCCCTCAACACCGGGATCGGGCTGGTGCTCGCCATCGGCACCATCTGGCTGGGCCATCGCACCCTGCGCGGCGCGGTCCCGGTCCTCTACGGCCTGTCCGTCGTCCTCGTCCTCGCCGTGCTCACCCCGCTGGGCTCGACGATCAACGGCGCGCACGCGTGGATCGTGGTCGGCGGCGGCTTCTCCCTGCAACCGGGTGAGTTCGCCAAGATCACGATCATCCTGGGCATGGCGATGCTGCTGGCCGCGCGCGTGGACGCCGGGGACCGGCTCATCCCGGACCACCGCACCGTCGTCCAGTCGCTCGGCCTGGCCGCGCTGCCCATCGCGATCGTGCTGCTGATGCCGGACCTCGGCTCGGTGATGGTCATGGCGGTGATCGTGCTCGCCGTGCTGCTCGCCTCCGGCGCCTCCAACCGCTGGATCGCGGGGCTGATCCTCGCGGCCGTGGTCGGCGCGCTGCTCATCTGGCAGCTGCACGTCCTCGACCAGTACCAGATCGACCGCTTCGCCGCCTTCGCCAACCCCGCGCTCGACCCGTCCGGGGTCGGCTACAACACCAACCAGGCGCGGATCGCGATCGGCTCGGGCGGTCTCACCGGTAAGGGGCTCTTCCACGGCACCCAGACCACCGGTCAGTTCGTCCCCGAGCAGCAGACCGACTTCGTCTTCACGGTCGCGGGGGAGGAGCTCGGCTTCCTCGGCGCCGGACTGATCATCGTGCTGCTGGGGATCGTGCTGTGGCGCGCCTGCCGGATCGCGCGTGACACCACGGAGCTGTACGGGACCGTCGTCGCGGCCGGGATCATCGCCTGGTTCGCCTTCCAGGCGTTCGAGAACATCGGGATGACGCTGGGCATCATGCCGGTGGCCGGTCTGCCGCTGCCGTTCGTCTCCTACGGCGGGTCCTCGATGTTCGCCGTATGGATCGCGATCGGACTGTTGCAGTCCATCCGGGTGCAGCGGCCCGTCTCCGCTTAA
- a CDS encoding CYTH and CHAD domain-containing protein has product MVDTKQEIERKYEATAEEAGPSGRPDLPGLPELTGAGPVATVVSRGVATLEATYYDTPGRRLLADGITLRRRTGGDDEGWHLKLPVGPDTREELHAPLGGEVPAEMAALLRSRVRHDPLRPLAHLHTERDRKDLVAADGTVLAEVSVDRVTARRLAPEDGEPVRWTEVEVELAEGRGHDERLLDAVETRLCDGGLHRADSPSKLAKALAETERGAVAAETGGGGGPGRSAGPGKPAKPGKPEKAGRLGRLGRAEKPERAGKPAKAGKPVKPGKPAKTAREVEQAAPAARRPLGADDVVLDYVRRQLDALVRLDPAVRRDLPDAVHRMRVATRRLRSAFRSYRKVLDRTVTDPVGDELKWLAGELGVERDREVLTERLAGRLAELPDDLRRGPVRDRLRHWSRGRRDGARATVLRALDSERYLTLLDTLDALVADPPLRPAAAKPAGPVAAKAVLRDYERLAGRVATALKTPPGPDRDVAVHQARKAAKRVRYAAETARPALGKPAKKFARRMRAVQDVLGDHQDSVVAREALRTLAAQAHGAGESDFTFGLLHGREEARAAARERELPGLWAEVSRPEHRAALGA; this is encoded by the coding sequence ATGGTGGACACGAAGCAGGAGATCGAACGCAAATACGAGGCCACCGCCGAGGAAGCCGGTCCGTCCGGGCGACCCGACCTGCCGGGTCTGCCCGAGCTGACCGGGGCGGGCCCGGTCGCGACCGTGGTGAGCCGGGGTGTCGCCACCCTCGAGGCCACCTACTACGACACCCCCGGGCGCCGGCTGCTGGCCGACGGCATCACCTTGCGCCGCCGCACCGGCGGCGATGACGAGGGCTGGCATCTGAAGCTGCCGGTCGGCCCGGACACCCGGGAGGAGCTGCACGCGCCGCTCGGCGGCGAGGTGCCCGCCGAGATGGCCGCGCTGCTGCGCTCCCGGGTCCGCCACGACCCGCTGCGCCCGCTCGCCCATCTGCACACCGAGCGGGACCGCAAGGACCTGGTGGCCGCCGACGGCACCGTGCTCGCCGAGGTGTCCGTCGACCGCGTGACGGCCCGGCGCCTGGCGCCCGAGGACGGCGAGCCGGTGCGGTGGACCGAGGTCGAGGTCGAGCTCGCCGAGGGCCGGGGCCATGACGAGCGGCTGCTCGACGCGGTCGAGACGCGGCTGTGCGACGGCGGTCTGCACCGCGCCGACAGCCCCTCCAAGCTCGCCAAGGCCCTGGCCGAGACGGAGAGGGGCGCGGTCGCGGCCGAGACCGGCGGAGGCGGCGGGCCGGGCCGGTCCGCCGGACCGGGGAAGCCCGCGAAGCCCGGGAAGCCGGAGAAGGCGGGGAGGCTGGGGAGGCTGGGGAGGGCGGAGAAGCCGGAGAGGGCAGGGAAGCCCGCGAAGGCCGGGAAGCCCGTCAAGCCGGGGAAGCCCGCGAAGACCGCCCGTGAGGTCGAACAGGCCGCGCCGGCGGCCCGGCGGCCGCTCGGCGCCGACGACGTCGTCCTGGACTATGTGCGCCGCCAGCTCGACGCCCTGGTGCGGCTCGACCCCGCCGTGCGCCGCGACCTGCCGGACGCGGTGCACCGGATGCGGGTCGCCACCCGCCGGCTGCGCAGCGCCTTCCGCTCCTACCGCAAGGTCCTCGACCGTACGGTGACCGATCCGGTCGGCGACGAGCTGAAGTGGCTGGCCGGTGAGCTCGGCGTGGAACGCGACCGCGAGGTGCTCACCGAGCGGCTCGCGGGCCGTCTCGCCGAGCTGCCGGACGACCTGCGGCGCGGCCCGGTGCGGGACCGGCTGCGCCACTGGTCGCGGGGGCGGCGCGACGGCGCCCGCGCGACCGTCCTGCGCGCGCTGGACAGCGAGCGCTATCTCACGCTCCTGGACACCCTCGACGCCCTGGTGGCCGATCCGCCGCTGCGCCCCGCCGCCGCGAAACCGGCCGGGCCGGTGGCCGCCAAGGCCGTGCTGCGCGACTACGAGCGGCTCGCCGGCCGGGTGGCCACCGCCCTTAAGACGCCCCCGGGACCGGACCGCGACGTCGCCGTCCACCAGGCCCGCAAGGCCGCCAAGCGGGTCCGCTACGCCGCCGAGACGGCCCGGCCCGCGCTCGGCAAGCCCGCCAAGAAGTTCGCCCGCCGGATGCGGGCCGTGCAGGACGTGCTCGGCGACCACCAGGACAGCGTCGTCGCGCGCGAGGCGCTGCGGACGCTGGCGGCCCAGGCCCACGGCGCGGGGGAGAGCGACTTCACCTTCGGGCTGCTCCACGGGCGCGAGGAGGCGCGGGCCGCCGCCCGCGAGCGTGAGCTGCCCGGACTGTGGGCCGAGGTCTCCCGTCCCGAGCACCGGGCGGCCCTGGGGGCCTGA
- a CDS encoding TIGR03960 family B12-binding radical SAM protein, producing MSVESVFPQLEALLPHVQKPIQYVGGELNSTVKDWNSCDVRWALMYPDAYEVGLPNQGVMILYEVLNEREGVLAERTYSVWPDLEELMRQHNVPQFTVDSHRPVSAFDVFGVSFSTELGYTNLLTALDLAGIPLDAADRTEDHPVVVAGGHAAFNPEPIADFIDCAVIGDGEQAVLDMTEIIRAWKAEGRPGGRDELLFRLARTGSVYVPKFYDVEYLADGRISRVVPNRSGVPWRVSKHTVMDLDEWPYPKQPLVPLAETVHERMSVEIFRGCTRGCRFCQAGMITRPVRERSITGIGEMVDKGLKATGFEEVGLLSLSSADHTEIGDIAKGLADRYEEDKIGLSLPSTRVDAFNIDLANELTRNGRRSGLTFAPEGGSERIRKVINKMVSEEDLIRTVATAYGNGWRQVKLYFMCGLPTETDDDVLQIADMATKVIAKGREVSGKNDIRCTVSIGGFVPKPHTPFQWAPQLSAEETDARLEKLRDKIRGDKKYGRSIGFRYHDGKPGIVEGLLSRGDRRVGAVIRAVYEDGGRFDGWREHFSYDRWMQCAERTLPAFGLDVDWYTTRERTYEEVLPWDHLDSGLDKDWLWEDWQDSLDETEVEDCRWTPCFDCGVCPQMQTEIQIGPTGRKLLPLSVK from the coding sequence ATGTCTGTCGAGTCGGTCTTCCCACAGCTCGAGGCCCTGCTGCCGCATGTGCAGAAGCCCATCCAGTACGTAGGCGGTGAGCTCAATTCCACCGTCAAGGACTGGAACTCCTGCGACGTCCGCTGGGCGCTCATGTACCCCGACGCCTATGAGGTCGGGCTGCCCAACCAGGGCGTCATGATCCTCTACGAGGTCCTCAACGAGCGCGAGGGCGTGCTCGCCGAGCGCACCTACAGCGTGTGGCCGGACCTCGAGGAGCTGATGCGCCAGCACAACGTGCCGCAGTTCACCGTGGATTCGCACCGCCCGGTGTCGGCGTTCGACGTCTTCGGCGTCTCCTTCTCCACCGAGCTGGGATACACCAACCTGCTCACCGCGCTCGACCTCGCCGGCATCCCCCTGGACGCCGCGGACCGCACCGAGGACCACCCCGTCGTGGTCGCGGGCGGCCACGCCGCGTTCAACCCGGAGCCGATCGCGGACTTCATCGACTGCGCGGTGATCGGCGACGGTGAGCAGGCCGTGCTCGACATGACCGAGATCATCCGCGCCTGGAAGGCCGAGGGCCGTCCGGGCGGCCGGGACGAGCTGCTCTTCCGGCTCGCCCGCACCGGCAGCGTCTACGTCCCGAAGTTCTACGACGTGGAGTACCTGGCCGACGGGCGGATCTCGCGTGTCGTGCCGAACCGCTCGGGAGTGCCGTGGCGGGTGTCCAAGCACACCGTCATGGACCTCGACGAGTGGCCGTACCCCAAGCAGCCGCTGGTGCCGCTGGCCGAGACCGTCCATGAGCGGATGTCGGTGGAGATCTTCCGCGGCTGCACCCGCGGCTGCCGGTTCTGCCAGGCCGGCATGATCACCCGCCCGGTGCGCGAGCGGTCGATCACCGGGATCGGCGAGATGGTCGACAAGGGACTGAAGGCCACCGGCTTCGAGGAGGTCGGACTGCTGTCGCTGTCCTCGGCCGACCACACCGAGATCGGCGACATCGCCAAGGGCCTCGCCGACCGGTACGAGGAGGACAAGATCGGCCTGTCCCTCCCCTCCACCCGGGTGGACGCCTTCAACATCGACCTCGCCAATGAGCTGACCCGCAACGGACGCCGCTCCGGCCTCACCTTCGCCCCCGAGGGCGGAAGTGAGCGCATCCGTAAGGTCATCAACAAGATGGTCTCGGAAGAGGACCTCATCCGTACGGTGGCCACCGCGTACGGCAACGGCTGGCGGCAGGTGAAGCTGTACTTCATGTGCGGTCTGCCCACCGAGACCGACGACGACGTGCTCCAGATCGCCGACATGGCGACCAAGGTCATCGCCAAGGGCCGCGAGGTGTCCGGCAAGAACGACATCCGCTGCACCGTCTCGATCGGCGGGTTCGTCCCCAAGCCGCACACCCCCTTCCAGTGGGCGCCGCAGCTGAGCGCCGAGGAGACCGACGCCCGGCTGGAGAAGCTGCGCGACAAGATCCGCGGCGACAAGAAGTACGGCCGCTCCATCGGCTTCCGCTACCACGACGGCAAGCCCGGCATCGTCGAGGGCCTGCTCTCGCGCGGCGACCGCCGGGTGGGCGCGGTCATCCGCGCCGTCTACGAGGACGGCGGTCGCTTCGACGGCTGGCGAGAGCACTTCTCGTACGACCGGTGGATGCAGTGCGCCGAGCGGACCCTGCCCGCATTCGGCCTCGACGTCGACTGGTACACCACGCGCGAGCGCACCTACGAGGAGGTCCTGCCCTGGGACCACCTCGACTCGGGGCTCGACAAGGACTGGCTCTGGGAGGACTGGCAGGACTCCCTCGACGAGACCGAGGTCGAGGACTGCCGCTGGACCCCCTGCTTCGACTGCGGCGTCTGCCCGCAGATGCAGACCGAGATCCAGATCGGCCCCACCGGCCGGAAGCTGCTTCCGCTCTCGGTGAAGTAG